A window of Mangifera indica cultivar Alphonso chromosome 13, CATAS_Mindica_2.1, whole genome shotgun sequence contains these coding sequences:
- the LOC123194924 gene encoding uncharacterized protein LOC123194924, which produces MLILVVIFSVSFAVFYIWFDPKLPFFHLQSFSFRHFNVTVKTDGTYLNVATLTRIEVRNHNGKLTYHYGGSDVEVSAGQDKGIELGSTHVAGFSQAKNNMTTLKIETKNNQLVEDGVGPRLMSRYKNKDIVVNVEIRTTVGVEWKGWRIKALRVNIVCGGVTLKTLNRDMPKCTINLLKWINNHG; this is translated from the exons ATGTTAATCCTTGTCGTCATATTTTCGGTATCTTTTGCAGTTTTTTACATCTGGTTTGATCCAAAACTCCCATTTTTTCACCTGCAGTCATTTTCGTTTCGACACTTCAACGTCACTGTGAAAACCGACGGCACCTACTTGAACGTTGCAACGTTGACAAGAATAGAAGTACGAAACCATAACGGGAAGTTAACGTATCATTATGGTGGGTCCGACGTGGAGGTGAGTGCAGGGCAAGATAAGGGTATTGAGTTAGGATCCACACATGTGGCAGGATTCTCTCAAGCCAAAAACAACATGACAACTTTAAAGATTGAGACGAAGAATAACCAGCTGGTTGAAGATGGAGTGGGGCCGAGGCTAATGAGTCGATACAAAAACAAGGATATAGTGGTGAATGTCGAGATTCGGACGACCGTTGGTGTCGAGTGGAAAGGCTGGAGAATAAAAGCTTTGCGTGTTAATATCGTTTGTGGAGGTGTAACTTTGAAGACTCTTAATCGAGACATGCCCAAATGCACCATTAATTTACTCAAatg GATTAATAATCATGGATAA